Within Methyloterricola oryzae, the genomic segment TGTCATAGCAGACGTTCACGCCGATCTTGCCGAAGGCGCTGTCCAGCACCTTGATCTCGCCGCCGCCGGTGATCAGCCACTGCTCGTTCTCGAAGCGGGTCATCTGCAGCTTGTCCTGGAAATCCGAACTGCCGTCGGGACGCAGGAAATAGGCGCGGTTGTGATATCCGCCGTCGGCCTGGCGCACGGGGAAGGTTCCCGCCAGGATGTGCAGGCCATAACGCCGTGCCAGCTCGCCATAGAGGCCCAGGAAGTCGTCATGCACATCCTGCAGGGCATCCAACTGCCGGGACAGCGAGCGGTAGACCTCTTCGGGAAAGATCGAAGCCAGCTCCATGCTGAAATACTCGGGGAACAGCAGCAACAGCGCGCCCGCCTCCGCCGCCTCGGCCACCCAGCGCTGGACCTTGGCCTGGTAGGTCGCCCAGTTCTCCAACTGGCCGATGTCGTACTGGGCCGCCGCGATGCGCAATGAGCGCTGGCTCATTGGCCACCCTCCGCCGCCAAGGGCTTCATCCAGAACACCATGGGCTTCTCGGTCTCTTCCGCCTGGTCCACGTCTTTCCAACTGTAGGAGGTCTTGAGTTCGGGGTGTTTGACATAGCCGAACTTGGTCCACACCGCGTCCAGCGGGACATAATCGGCGGGCCGCAGGGGATGGTCGTCGGGACGCTGCACGCAGCAGAAGCTGCAGTAATCGAAGCGCCCCAGCTTGCGCGCCTGCCCTTCGCGGCCGAGGAAGAATTCCTTGTAGATGCCCTTGCCGCGGTAGTCACGCAACAAAACCGACTCGCCGCAATAGAAGATGCGCGCGGGATCGTAACCCTG encodes:
- a CDS encoding GNAT family acetyltransferase; translation: MSGISIKHLPGPELGPWLADLARLRITVFRDFPYLYDGTAEYEEKYLQTYLRSADSIVVLALDGDKVIGASTGLPMQDETEEFQKPFMDQGYDPARIFYCGESVLLRDYRGKGIYKEFFLGREGQARKLGRFDYCSFCCVQRPDDHPLRPADYVPLDAVWTKFGYVKHPELKTSYSWKDVDQAEETEKPMVFWMKPLAAEGGQ
- a CDS encoding carbon-nitrogen hydrolase family protein, which encodes MSQRSLRIAAAQYDIGQLENWATYQAKVQRWVAEAAEAGALLLLFPEYFSMELASIFPEEVYRSLSRQLDALQDVHDDFLGLYGELARRYGLHILAGTFPVRQADGGYHNRAYFLRPDGSSDFQDKLQMTRFENEQWLITGGGEIKVLDSAFGKIGVNVCYDSEFPMIARRQVTAGADLILAPSCTDTLAGYNRVRIGCQARALENQCYVVQSPTVGHAPWSEAVDVNVGAAAVYTPVDYGYPDDGVLAVGELNVAQWVYADIDLASIAKVRETGQVFNYRDWPGQFRCL